One window from the genome of Salvelinus fontinalis isolate EN_2023a chromosome 3, ASM2944872v1, whole genome shotgun sequence encodes:
- the LOC129851312 gene encoding uncharacterized protein LOC129851312 isoform X2: protein MTLKKKKKTSLRGTDFSFLFLHEKLTFTLNSSSFFSYQKDIISSMNSDRSMYEPITLNSGMRTSVKWSHQVETEYSVYTVGSADSEIDLYGSGLHINQSPTVEDPLPTLGQMQDSRIVHPTRLDCTICVQRSDEAVKFCQDCKATFCENHVRDHYQVPGLMQHTLVEATEGRKTIPNVDDHVHQTYVETEQTVTQVCSWKTAFFVSLLGILILVLALVGLVCYADFCVTVHGSELGFQQRIVLLGKTGSEKRASGNTILGREAFKVEASPSSGPQCEEQDAVVGRNNITMINTPDVLPSEDVAGKVARCINISTPHVFLLVIRLCNWCTEEEKKTVKWMNENFAEEALKYTIVLFTGGDQLEGKPVEEYLMDNSDSLKLLSMCGGRHHVFNNKEKNDLTQVTELLEKMDGLLNENRGYYHVTNILTRRDEEIRRREEALRKILEQEVRKRDAAIATIREEEEKKRDAAIATIREEEEKKRDAAIATTREEEEKKRETEERKVCEGEDEGRMVIDNLALKVSGSEMYVGVTVITMIILIVL, encoded by the exons ATGacactaaagaagaagaagaagacaagCTTGAGAGGGACagacttttcttttctttttttacatgaGAAGCTCACTTTCACGTTGAACTCGTCATCTTTCTTCTCTTATCAAAAGGATATAATATCGAG CATGAACAGTGATCGGTCCATGTATGAACCAATAACGCTCAACAGTGGAATGCGTACCTCTGTGAAATG GAGCCACCAGGTGGAGACAGAGTACTCAGTGTATACAGTCGGCTCAGCAGACAGTGAGATTGATTTATATGGATCTGGTCTTCATATAAATCAGAG CCCTACTGTTGAGGACCCTCTGCCTACTTTAGGACAGATGCAGGATAGCAGAATAGTACATCCTACCAGACTGGACTGTACCATATGTGTACAGCGCAGTGACGAAGCTGTGAAGTTCTGCCAGGATTGCAAGGCTACTTTCTGTGAGAACCATGTTAGAGACCACTACCAGGTCCCAGGACTGATGCAACACACATTGGTGGAGGCCACTGAAGGAAGGAAAACCATTCCAAATGTAGATGATCACGTCCATCAAACATATGTTGAAACAGAACAAACTGTGACTCAG GTCTGCTCATGGAAAACAGCCTTCTTCGTCAGTCTTCTGGGGATTCTCATACTGGTACTTGCCCTGGTAGGACTTGTATGTTATGCAGACTTCTGTGTCACTGTCCATG GGTCTGAGCTGGGATTTCAGCAACGGATTGTTCTGCTGGGGAAGACTGGATCAGAGAAGAGAGCATCAGGAAACACCATCCTGGGAAGAGAGGCCTTTAAAGTGGAGGCTTCACCTTCGTCTGGGCCACAGTGTGAGGAACAAGATGCTGTTGTGGGCCGAAATAACATAACTATGATTAACACCCCAGATGTGTTGCCATCTGAGGACGTTGCAGGTAAAGTAGCTCGATGCATCAACATCTCAACACCTCACGTGTTCCTGCTGGTGATCAGGTTGTGCAATTGGTGcacagaagaggagaagaaaacTGTCAAATGGATGAACGAGAACTTTGCAGAGGAGGCCCTTAAATACACCATTGTGCTGTTCACTGGTGGAGACCAGCTAGAAGGGAAACCAGTGGAGGAGTATCTAATGGACAACAGTGATTCCCTAAAGCTTCTCAGTATGTGTGGTGGTAGACATCACGTCTTCAATAACAAAGAAAAGAATGACCTCACTCAGGTCACAGAGCTGCTGGAGAAGATGGACGGATTATTGAATGAGAATAGGGGATACTATCATGTGACAAACATCTTGACCCGGAGGGACGAGGAGatcaggaggagggaggaggctcTGAGAAAGATACTGGAACAGGAGGTTAGAAAGAGGGATGCAGCCATAGCAACgataagagaggaggaggagaaaaagagggatGCAGCCATAGCAACgataagagaggaggaggagaaaaagagggatGCAGCCATAGCAACgacaagagaggaggaggagaaaaagagggagactgAAGAGAGAAAAGTCTGTGAGGGGGAAGATGAAGGGAGGATGGTCATTGATAATCTGGCATTGAAAGTCTCAGGCTCAGAAATGTATGTAGGAGTAACTGTGATCACAATGATCATACTAATTGTCCTTTAA
- the LOC129851312 gene encoding uncharacterized protein LOC129851312 isoform X1 — MTLKKKKKTSLRGTDFSFLFLHEKLTFTLNSSSFFSYQKDIISRDGSPKTPVPYSMNSDRSMYEPITLNSGMRTSVKWSHQVETEYSVYTVGSADSEIDLYGSGLHINQSPTVEDPLPTLGQMQDSRIVHPTRLDCTICVQRSDEAVKFCQDCKATFCENHVRDHYQVPGLMQHTLVEATEGRKTIPNVDDHVHQTYVETEQTVTQVCSWKTAFFVSLLGILILVLALVGLVCYADFCVTVHGSELGFQQRIVLLGKTGSEKRASGNTILGREAFKVEASPSSGPQCEEQDAVVGRNNITMINTPDVLPSEDVAGKVARCINISTPHVFLLVIRLCNWCTEEEKKTVKWMNENFAEEALKYTIVLFTGGDQLEGKPVEEYLMDNSDSLKLLSMCGGRHHVFNNKEKNDLTQVTELLEKMDGLLNENRGYYHVTNILTRRDEEIRRREEALRKILEQEVRKRDAAIATIREEEEKKRDAAIATIREEEEKKRDAAIATTREEEEKKRETEERKVCEGEDEGRMVIDNLALKVSGSEMYVGVTVITMIILIVL, encoded by the exons ATGacactaaagaagaagaagaagacaagCTTGAGAGGGACagacttttcttttctttttttacatgaGAAGCTCACTTTCACGTTGAACTCGTCATCTTTCTTCTCTTATCAAAAGGATATAATATCGAG GGACGGAAGTCCCAAAACACCTGTGCCTTACAGCATGAACAGTGATCGGTCCATGTATGAACCAATAACGCTCAACAGTGGAATGCGTACCTCTGTGAAATG GAGCCACCAGGTGGAGACAGAGTACTCAGTGTATACAGTCGGCTCAGCAGACAGTGAGATTGATTTATATGGATCTGGTCTTCATATAAATCAGAG CCCTACTGTTGAGGACCCTCTGCCTACTTTAGGACAGATGCAGGATAGCAGAATAGTACATCCTACCAGACTGGACTGTACCATATGTGTACAGCGCAGTGACGAAGCTGTGAAGTTCTGCCAGGATTGCAAGGCTACTTTCTGTGAGAACCATGTTAGAGACCACTACCAGGTCCCAGGACTGATGCAACACACATTGGTGGAGGCCACTGAAGGAAGGAAAACCATTCCAAATGTAGATGATCACGTCCATCAAACATATGTTGAAACAGAACAAACTGTGACTCAG GTCTGCTCATGGAAAACAGCCTTCTTCGTCAGTCTTCTGGGGATTCTCATACTGGTACTTGCCCTGGTAGGACTTGTATGTTATGCAGACTTCTGTGTCACTGTCCATG GGTCTGAGCTGGGATTTCAGCAACGGATTGTTCTGCTGGGGAAGACTGGATCAGAGAAGAGAGCATCAGGAAACACCATCCTGGGAAGAGAGGCCTTTAAAGTGGAGGCTTCACCTTCGTCTGGGCCACAGTGTGAGGAACAAGATGCTGTTGTGGGCCGAAATAACATAACTATGATTAACACCCCAGATGTGTTGCCATCTGAGGACGTTGCAGGTAAAGTAGCTCGATGCATCAACATCTCAACACCTCACGTGTTCCTGCTGGTGATCAGGTTGTGCAATTGGTGcacagaagaggagaagaaaacTGTCAAATGGATGAACGAGAACTTTGCAGAGGAGGCCCTTAAATACACCATTGTGCTGTTCACTGGTGGAGACCAGCTAGAAGGGAAACCAGTGGAGGAGTATCTAATGGACAACAGTGATTCCCTAAAGCTTCTCAGTATGTGTGGTGGTAGACATCACGTCTTCAATAACAAAGAAAAGAATGACCTCACTCAGGTCACAGAGCTGCTGGAGAAGATGGACGGATTATTGAATGAGAATAGGGGATACTATCATGTGACAAACATCTTGACCCGGAGGGACGAGGAGatcaggaggagggaggaggctcTGAGAAAGATACTGGAACAGGAGGTTAGAAAGAGGGATGCAGCCATAGCAACgataagagaggaggaggagaaaaagagggatGCAGCCATAGCAACgataagagaggaggaggagaaaaagagggatGCAGCCATAGCAACgacaagagaggaggaggagaaaaagagggagactgAAGAGAGAAAAGTCTGTGAGGGGGAAGATGAAGGGAGGATGGTCATTGATAATCTGGCATTGAAAGTCTCAGGCTCAGAAATGTATGTAGGAGTAACTGTGATCACAATGATCATACTAATTGTCCTTTAA
- the LOC129851312 gene encoding uncharacterized protein LOC129851312 isoform X3, translating into MTLKKKKKTSLRGTDFSFLFLHEKLTFTLNSSSFFSYQKDIISRSHQVETEYSVYTVGSADSEIDLYGSGLHINQSPTVEDPLPTLGQMQDSRIVHPTRLDCTICVQRSDEAVKFCQDCKATFCENHVRDHYQVPGLMQHTLVEATEGRKTIPNVDDHVHQTYVETEQTVTQVCSWKTAFFVSLLGILILVLALVGLVCYADFCVTVHGSELGFQQRIVLLGKTGSEKRASGNTILGREAFKVEASPSSGPQCEEQDAVVGRNNITMINTPDVLPSEDVAGKVARCINISTPHVFLLVIRLCNWCTEEEKKTVKWMNENFAEEALKYTIVLFTGGDQLEGKPVEEYLMDNSDSLKLLSMCGGRHHVFNNKEKNDLTQVTELLEKMDGLLNENRGYYHVTNILTRRDEEIRRREEALRKILEQEVRKRDAAIATIREEEEKKRDAAIATIREEEEKKRDAAIATTREEEEKKRETEERKVCEGEDEGRMVIDNLALKVSGSEMYVGVTVITMIILIVL; encoded by the exons ATGacactaaagaagaagaagaagacaagCTTGAGAGGGACagacttttcttttctttttttacatgaGAAGCTCACTTTCACGTTGAACTCGTCATCTTTCTTCTCTTATCAAAAGGATATAATATCGAG GAGCCACCAGGTGGAGACAGAGTACTCAGTGTATACAGTCGGCTCAGCAGACAGTGAGATTGATTTATATGGATCTGGTCTTCATATAAATCAGAG CCCTACTGTTGAGGACCCTCTGCCTACTTTAGGACAGATGCAGGATAGCAGAATAGTACATCCTACCAGACTGGACTGTACCATATGTGTACAGCGCAGTGACGAAGCTGTGAAGTTCTGCCAGGATTGCAAGGCTACTTTCTGTGAGAACCATGTTAGAGACCACTACCAGGTCCCAGGACTGATGCAACACACATTGGTGGAGGCCACTGAAGGAAGGAAAACCATTCCAAATGTAGATGATCACGTCCATCAAACATATGTTGAAACAGAACAAACTGTGACTCAG GTCTGCTCATGGAAAACAGCCTTCTTCGTCAGTCTTCTGGGGATTCTCATACTGGTACTTGCCCTGGTAGGACTTGTATGTTATGCAGACTTCTGTGTCACTGTCCATG GGTCTGAGCTGGGATTTCAGCAACGGATTGTTCTGCTGGGGAAGACTGGATCAGAGAAGAGAGCATCAGGAAACACCATCCTGGGAAGAGAGGCCTTTAAAGTGGAGGCTTCACCTTCGTCTGGGCCACAGTGTGAGGAACAAGATGCTGTTGTGGGCCGAAATAACATAACTATGATTAACACCCCAGATGTGTTGCCATCTGAGGACGTTGCAGGTAAAGTAGCTCGATGCATCAACATCTCAACACCTCACGTGTTCCTGCTGGTGATCAGGTTGTGCAATTGGTGcacagaagaggagaagaaaacTGTCAAATGGATGAACGAGAACTTTGCAGAGGAGGCCCTTAAATACACCATTGTGCTGTTCACTGGTGGAGACCAGCTAGAAGGGAAACCAGTGGAGGAGTATCTAATGGACAACAGTGATTCCCTAAAGCTTCTCAGTATGTGTGGTGGTAGACATCACGTCTTCAATAACAAAGAAAAGAATGACCTCACTCAGGTCACAGAGCTGCTGGAGAAGATGGACGGATTATTGAATGAGAATAGGGGATACTATCATGTGACAAACATCTTGACCCGGAGGGACGAGGAGatcaggaggagggaggaggctcTGAGAAAGATACTGGAACAGGAGGTTAGAAAGAGGGATGCAGCCATAGCAACgataagagaggaggaggagaaaaagagggatGCAGCCATAGCAACgataagagaggaggaggagaaaaagagggatGCAGCCATAGCAACgacaagagaggaggaggagaaaaagagggagactgAAGAGAGAAAAGTCTGTGAGGGGGAAGATGAAGGGAGGATGGTCATTGATAATCTGGCATTGAAAGTCTCAGGCTCAGAAATGTATGTAGGAGTAACTGTGATCACAATGATCATACTAATTGTCCTTTAA